In the genome of Atribacterota bacterium, the window ACCCTTAAAATACTCTTTTCGGTAAGACCATTGGCCTCTGCCAAAGTGCTCACCGAAACCTGGAACCGACGGGCGAGTACCCAGAGGGTGTCACCTGGTTGAATGCAATATGTTGCATACTGCGTAGCGCTCCCCCTTGAAACTTCTGGAGTACTTGAGGTAACCCTGCTTACCGCAATTCCCGGTATGGCGAGCTTCATTCCCACCTGTAGGACACTGTGTTCATTCAACCCATTGGCATCCATGATTGACTTGATGCCGACACCATAGAAACGAGAAATCAACCACAGTGATTCTCCCTGTTTGACAATGTGGACGATGGTCGTCGAAGTTTCGTTTTGTTGCATAGGGGCAGTCAAGGCAGTAGGCAAAAGAATTTTCTGCCCTATTTGGAGGACAGCATTTTCCTCCAGACCGTTGACTTCCATAATCGCCCGTACCGAGGTGTTCAATTTTCGCGCAATACTCCAAAGTGTGTCGCCCTTCTTAACCTCATAGTATCCACTAAAGCTTTGACTCGAAGGATTTTCCTCATCCTGATTTACCAGAATTTTCATTCCTGGTTGTAAAACGCTCTCTTTCGACAGGCCATTCATCTGAAGGAGCTTTGAGAGTGGAACCTGATAACGACGAGCAATGATCCAGGGATTCTCCCCTGGTTGCACTACATGGTACGTTGCTCCCCAGGCAAAAAAAGTTCCCCCACAGAAAAAAACGATTATCAGAACAGTCCCAAAAATAATTTTCCGTCCCTTTACCCTCATGACCGCCTCCTTAAAGCAAAGATGATTCGCTTGCCGTCCAGCTGAAAGTCCTTCACCTGTTCAATACCTGACCATGTTGCCATTTCCTGAAAAATGATTGCTTCCGCCAGGACCTCATTCTGGACCAGAGGTTGATATTTCATAAGGATATCCTTGAATTCCGGGTCGGTACCGGCAAGCAAATAGAGTTCAACCCGGTCCTCAACCTCGAAACCACTTTCTTTACGCATCATTTGAACGGTATGAATAAAATCTCGTATGATTCCCTCTTCCTCGAGCTCCCGATTGAGCTTGATATCGAGGATCACTGCATATCCCTCTTCGCTTTCAATCGAGAAACCTTCTTTCGATCGGAGGATAATGTCCACTTCCTCCTTATCAAAGACCATTTCCTCCCCATTCAGAGCGACTGTCAAGTGTCCTTCCTCTAAAAGAGTTCTGCTTTTCTCTTGGTCACATGTACCCAAAAGCCGGGCGATTTCTTTCACCTTTTTTCCATAACGAGGACCCAAAAGAGCAAAACGAGGTTTTAGCTCAATGTCGATACTTTCCGGAAGATGGGTCACCCACTCCAGCTCTTTGACATTTAATTCTTCCTGAATGAACTCTGCCAGGGGTAAGACAAGCTCCCGTTCCTCTTCCCTTGGCACCACTAGAATGGCCTTCTTTAGGGGTTGCCGTAACTTAATGTTCGCCTTGCTCCGAACAGCTCGTCCCAGAGCAGCCAGTTTGCGGGCTAATTCCATCGCTCGGAGTAACACTGCATCGATTTGATGTTCGTCCGGCTCAGGGTACTCTTCAAGATGCACGCTCTCTTTTCCATAGTGGAATGGTTTGACCAAAACTCCGTACAGGATTTCAGAAACAAAGGGGATAAACGGAGCACACAATTTGGAAAGCCCTACTAGAACTTGGTAAAGCGTCTCATAGGCACTTTTCTTCTCTTCGTCCCATGCTGATTTCCAGAAGCGTCGGCGAGAACGGCGAATGTACCAATTACTCAATTCTTCAATCACAAAATACTCAACAACTTTGGCAGCCTTTGAAATCTCAAAATCATCCAAAAAATTTCGAACATCCCTCACCAGTTGATGAAAACGGGAAAGAAGCCATCGGTCAAAAAGATGCCGTTCGGCAAAGGAAAGATTCAAGGTGGGCGTAAAGTGATCGATATTGGCGTAGAGAATGAAGAAATTGCTCACATTCCATAAGGTGTCAAAAAATTTCCCGTACACCTCCCCTAAGGTAACCTGGCCAAAACGCTTGGGTACCCAGGGAGGAGAAACAGAGAACACGTACCACCGCAACACATCCGCCCCGTAATGCTCGATGAGATCCCAGGGATTCACCACGTTACCAACGTGTTTACTCATCTTCTGTCCTTTTTCATCAAGACCCAGTTCGGTGACCAGACAATTTCGATAAGCAGGGCTTTCGAAAAGGATGGTAGCCAGAACGTGCAAACTGTAAAACCATCCTCTGGTCTGGTCGATGGCTTCACAAATGAAATCGGCTGGGAAATTTTTGAAAAAGTTCTCCCGGTGTTCAAAAGGATAGTGGAGTTGTGCCGCAAACATGGCTCCAGAATCAAACCAGCAGTCAATCACCTCGGAAACTCTTCGCATGATTCCCCCACAGGAAGTACATTCCATGGTGATCCGGTCCACATACGGACGGTGAAGCTCGATTTCGTCGATGTTTTCCAGAGCTCGCATTTTCAGCTCCTCGATGGAGCCAATGGCTTCCCGCCGACCACACTGTGCGCACTCCCAAATGTTGAGCGGTGTTCCCCAGTACCGCTCGCGAGAGAGTGCCCAGTCAACCACATTTTCCAGAAAATCCCCAAAACGACCATCACGGATATGTCCTGGATACCAGTAAATTCGACGATTATTCTCTAAAAGGGCTTCCTTAAAGGCCGTGGTACGGATAAACCAGCTTCCCTTTGCATAATAGAGCAAAGGCGTATCACATCGCCAGCAAAAGGGGTATGAGTGATGGTGGGTCTCCTGAAGAAAGAGCTTCCCCTCTTCGGAGAGATACCTGATGATCAGCGGATCCGCATCTTTCACCCACATTCCTTTCCAGGGAGTGACACGCTCATCATACCGCCCATCACTTCCCACTGGATGGAGAACCGAGAGACCATATTTCTGGGCCATCTGCATATCGTCCTCACCAAAAGCTGGCGCGATATGGACAACCCCGGTTCCTTCTTCCACAGTCACAAATTCTCCGGAAAAGACTCGATATCCATTTTCAGCCAACAAAAATGGCATGAGTGGTTCATACTCCATGCCCAACAGT includes:
- a CDS encoding LysM peptidoglycan-binding domain-containing protein; this translates as MRVKGRKIIFGTVLIIVFFCGGTFFAWGATYHVVQPGENPWIIARRYQVPLSKLLQMNGLSKESVLQPGMKILVNQDEENPSSQSFSGYYEVKKGDTLWSIARKLNTSVRAIMEVNGLEENAVLQIGQKILLPTALTAPMQQNETSTTIVHIVKQGESLWLISRFYGVGIKSIMDANGLNEHSVLQVGMKLAIPGIAVSRVTSSTPEVSRGSATQYATYCIQPGDTLWVLARRFQVSVSTLAEANGLTEKSILRVGQTIKIPSSDGRVLASGSAENYEIYRIQPGDTLWSLSRRFRIAVDVLAKANGLNQKSVLRVGQAIKIPSSLPRQYVKVDGQGNFLWPVRGRISSTFGPRGRSFHNGVDIIAPSGTLIRAAQSGVVSFSGTMRGYGRIVIVDHPGGWQTVYAHNSVNLVTRGQRVNQGDPIAKVGRTGNATTAHLHFEVRRNGKCMDPLQFLRK
- the ileS gene encoding isoleucine--tRNA ligase codes for the protein MFETLGKLSELPKKEENILQFWKENAIFERSVKAREGSPSFIFYEGPPTTNGYPHAGHVIGRSIKDLVPRYKTMCGYYVPRRAGWDTHGLPVELEVEKELGISGKKDIEAYGVENFNAKCKESVFKYIRAWERLTERLGIWMDLEHPYITCSNDYIETVWWMLKSLWEKDLLYQGYKVLPYCARCGTSLSSHEVALGYRETDDPAIYVKFRIKGEAKRFFLVWTTTPWTLVANVALAVGEHIEYLEIEDKRSKERFILAKARVPVLFDEDDYTVVRTYRGEELLGMEYEPLMPFLLAENGYRVFSGEFVTVEEGTGVVHIAPAFGEDDMQMAQKYGLSVLHPVGSDGRYDERVTPWKGMWVKDADPLIIRYLSEEGKLFLQETHHHSYPFCWRCDTPLLYYAKGSWFIRTTAFKEALLENNRRIYWYPGHIRDGRFGDFLENVVDWALSRERYWGTPLNIWECAQCGRREAIGSIEELKMRALENIDEIELHRPYVDRITMECTSCGGIMRRVSEVIDCWFDSGAMFAAQLHYPFEHRENFFKNFPADFICEAIDQTRGWFYSLHVLATILFESPAYRNCLVTELGLDEKGQKMSKHVGNVVNPWDLIEHYGADVLRWYVFSVSPPWVPKRFGQVTLGEVYGKFFDTLWNVSNFFILYANIDHFTPTLNLSFAERHLFDRWLLSRFHQLVRDVRNFLDDFEISKAAKVVEYFVIEELSNWYIRRSRRRFWKSAWDEEKKSAYETLYQVLVGLSKLCAPFIPFVSEILYGVLVKPFHYGKESVHLEEYPEPDEHQIDAVLLRAMELARKLAALGRAVRSKANIKLRQPLKKAILVVPREEERELVLPLAEFIQEELNVKELEWVTHLPESIDIELKPRFALLGPRYGKKVKEIARLLGTCDQEKSRTLLEEGHLTVALNGEEMVFDKEEVDIILRSKEGFSIESEEGYAVILDIKLNRELEEEGIIRDFIHTVQMMRKESGFEVEDRVELYLLAGTDPEFKDILMKYQPLVQNEVLAEAIIFQEMATWSGIEQVKDFQLDGKRIIFALRRRS